One Micromonospora sp. WMMD812 genomic window carries:
- a CDS encoding cation:dicarboxylase symporter family transporter, which translates to MQTPTTSTPATRPRRDRTHLLYLAVIVAVLAGIVLGFVAPDVAQELKPLGTGFVALIKMMISPVIFCTIVLGVGSVRQAAKVGKVGGLALGYFLIMSTVALAIGLVVGNLIHPGAGLQLSNELAEAGQKAAGTESQGTVDFLLGIIPTSLLSALTGGEVLQTLLVALLVGFAVQGMGRRGEPVLRAVGTIQRLVFKILTMIMWLAPVGAFGAIAAVVGATGVDALKSLAQIMLGFYATCLIFVLVVLGAMLWLVARISIFSLLRYLGREFLLIVSTSSSESALPRLIAKMEHFGVSKPVVGITVPTGYSFNLDGTAIYLTMASLFIASAMGDPLSVGEQISLLVFMIIASKGAAGITGAGLATLAGGLQSHRPDLVDGVGLIVGIDRFMSEARALTNFAGNAVATVLVGRWTGEFDRDQAQAVLAGELPFDEATMLDDHHDEPDPDPTLTTPATPTPEPVTATR; encoded by the coding sequence ATGCAGACCCCCACCACCAGCACACCGGCCACGCGGCCCCGGCGGGACCGCACCCATCTCCTCTACCTCGCGGTGATCGTCGCTGTCCTGGCGGGCATCGTCCTCGGCTTCGTCGCACCCGACGTGGCGCAGGAGCTCAAGCCCCTGGGCACCGGCTTCGTCGCGCTGATCAAGATGATGATCAGCCCGGTCATCTTCTGCACCATCGTGCTCGGCGTCGGCTCCGTCCGGCAGGCCGCCAAGGTCGGCAAGGTCGGCGGCCTGGCGCTCGGCTACTTCCTGATCATGTCGACCGTCGCGCTGGCCATCGGCCTGGTGGTCGGCAACCTGATCCACCCCGGCGCCGGACTGCAGCTGAGCAACGAGCTGGCCGAGGCCGGTCAGAAGGCCGCCGGCACCGAGAGCCAGGGGACCGTCGACTTCCTGCTCGGCATCATCCCGACGTCGCTGCTCTCGGCGCTGACCGGCGGCGAGGTGCTCCAGACCCTGCTGGTCGCCCTGCTGGTCGGCTTCGCCGTCCAGGGCATGGGCAGGCGGGGCGAGCCGGTGCTGCGGGCCGTCGGCACGATCCAGCGGCTGGTCTTCAAGATCCTCACCATGATCATGTGGCTGGCGCCGGTCGGTGCGTTCGGCGCGATCGCCGCCGTGGTCGGCGCGACCGGCGTGGACGCGTTGAAGAGCCTGGCGCAGATCATGCTGGGCTTCTACGCGACGTGTCTGATCTTCGTGCTGGTGGTGCTCGGCGCGATGCTGTGGCTGGTCGCCCGGATCTCGATCTTCTCGCTGCTGCGCTACCTGGGCCGCGAGTTCCTGCTGATCGTGTCGACCTCCTCGTCGGAGTCGGCGCTGCCCCGGCTGATCGCCAAGATGGAGCACTTCGGGGTCAGCAAGCCGGTGGTCGGCATCACGGTGCCGACCGGGTACTCGTTCAACCTGGACGGCACCGCGATCTACCTGACCATGGCCTCGCTCTTCATCGCCTCGGCGATGGGCGACCCGCTGTCGGTCGGCGAGCAGATCTCGCTGCTCGTCTTCATGATCATCGCCTCGAAGGGTGCGGCCGGCATCACCGGCGCGGGCCTCGCCACCCTGGCCGGCGGCCTCCAGTCGCACCGCCCGGACCTGGTGGACGGCGTCGGCCTCATCGTGGGCATCGACCGGTTCATGTCCGAGGCGCGGGCGTTGACCAACTTCGCCGGCAACGCGGTCGCCACCGTCCTGGTCGGCCGCTGGACCGGCGAGTTCGACCGGGACCAGGCCCAGGCGGTGCTCGCCGGCGAACTGCCGTTCGACGAGGCCACCATGCTCGACGACCACCACGACGAGCCCGACCCAGACCCCACCCTCACCACCCCCGCCACCCCGACCCCGGAACCGGTCACCGCAACCCGCTGA
- a CDS encoding CaiB/BaiF CoA-transferase family protein: MTGGPLAGVRVVELASLAPAPFGCMVLADLGADVVRVDRPGGPAAGRLAAPPGGPLQRGRRVTALDLKSPDGVADLLRLVERADVLVEAFRPGVAERLGFGPETCRAHNPRLVYARMTGWGQDGPLAPRAGHDIDYIAVAGALEPLGRADERPHAPLNLIGDFAGGGMLLAVGVLAALLERERSGVGQVVDAAMVDGSALLTAFLHGMLGTGLWSAGRGRNLLDGGAPFYDTYRTADGGFVAVGALEPAFYAALLTGLGLADDPDLPAQYDPAGWDELRRRFADRFATRTRDEWTAVFADLDACVAPVLAPAEAHRHPHNAARGTFVEVGGEVQPAPAPRFGRTPAAPPTPAPDPDRELLPVSTVIEEWSA, from the coding sequence GTGACCGGCGGGCCGCTCGCTGGGGTACGGGTGGTCGAGCTGGCCAGCCTCGCCCCCGCCCCGTTCGGCTGCATGGTGCTCGCCGACCTCGGCGCCGACGTGGTCCGCGTCGACCGGCCCGGTGGCCCCGCCGCCGGCCGGCTCGCCGCGCCGCCGGGCGGCCCGTTGCAGCGCGGCCGGCGGGTCACCGCGCTGGACCTGAAGTCGCCAGACGGGGTGGCGGACCTGCTTCGCCTGGTGGAGCGCGCGGACGTGCTCGTCGAGGCGTTCCGGCCGGGGGTGGCCGAGCGGCTCGGCTTCGGGCCGGAGACCTGCCGGGCCCACAACCCCCGACTGGTGTACGCCCGAATGACCGGCTGGGGGCAGGACGGCCCGCTGGCGCCCCGGGCCGGGCACGACATCGACTACATCGCCGTGGCCGGCGCGCTGGAGCCGCTGGGCCGGGCCGACGAGCGTCCACACGCGCCGTTGAACCTGATCGGGGACTTCGCCGGTGGCGGGATGCTGCTCGCCGTCGGCGTGCTCGCCGCGCTGCTCGAACGGGAACGCTCCGGCGTCGGGCAGGTGGTGGACGCCGCCATGGTCGACGGCTCCGCGCTGCTCACCGCGTTTCTGCACGGAATGCTCGGCACCGGTCTCTGGTCCGCGGGGCGTGGGCGCAACCTGCTCGACGGCGGGGCGCCGTTCTACGACACGTACCGCACCGCCGACGGCGGTTTCGTGGCGGTCGGGGCGCTGGAGCCGGCGTTCTACGCCGCCCTCCTCACCGGCCTGGGCCTGGCCGACGACCCCGACCTGCCGGCCCAGTACGACCCGGCGGGCTGGGACGAGCTGCGCCGCCGGTTCGCGGACCGGTTCGCGACCCGGACCCGGGACGAGTGGACGGCCGTCTTCGCCGACCTGGACGCCTGCGTGGCGCCGGTACTCGCCCCGGCCGAGGCGCACCGGCACCCGCACAACGCCGCCCGGGGCACCTTCGTCGAGGTCGGCGGGGAGGTCCAGCCAGCCCCGGCGCCCCGGTTCGGGCGTACGCCGGCGGCACCGCCGACCCCGGCGCCCGACCCGGACCGGGAGTTGCTGCCCGTGTCGACGGTGATCGAGGAGTGGTCGGCCTGA